In Rhodobacter xanthinilyticus, a single window of DNA contains:
- a CDS encoding glycosyltransferase, translating into MTNMAQLRLVSEPPAVQPRALSELEQSGAARLAAQPAQEAPAAEAARPRRTPLGQILLEMGAVAPGDLLKALALRNRQDVRLGDILLTHGWVTEADLMAALARQWKAAVVDLLAERPDPRMIDAIGPELCLKEAMVPWRRIGATTVIATARPEEFARLVKSLPEAYGPYRMVLAPEYDVHQSLLARRQTALIRRAEAKVDPEQSCRTRNEKLASRIAFGVIATAVLGLIVAPVVVFAVLFGWAMLTLLATMGLKLAAWITEMRAQARLRRAPDAPPPVPARLPIISIMVPLFKERDIATRLVSRLGRLNYPRELLDILLVVEEDDFTTREALSGAELPRWIRVVTVPDGPIKTKPRALNYALNFCRGSIIGVYDAEDMPEPEQLHIVVRRFAQSRPDVACLQGILDYYNPRTNWLARCFTVEYAAWFRAMLPGLARMGLVVPLGGTTLFFLREPLEKLGGWDAHNVTEDADLGIRLARQGYRTELIPAVTHEEANCRALPWVKQRSRWLKGYAMTWAVHMRNPARLWRDLGAWRFFGVQVLIFGALSQYLLAPVLWSFWLIPFGIWHPVEAIMSRELEYVLLGTFVLTELINITVGAWAVRGPEHRHLIPWVPTLHFYFPLGALAGWKGIYEVIVKPFYWDKTTHGVFDTLHHVMPGARSDLVPAIAAAGKMAPVETRTPLAPLID; encoded by the coding sequence ATGACGAATATGGCACAGCTGCGGCTCGTGTCGGAGCCGCCGGCCGTTCAGCCGCGCGCGCTTTCCGAGCTCGAACAGTCAGGCGCCGCGCGGCTCGCGGCTCAGCCCGCGCAGGAGGCCCCTGCGGCGGAGGCGGCGCGCCCGCGGCGCACGCCGCTCGGCCAGATCCTGCTCGAGATGGGCGCGGTGGCGCCGGGCGATCTGCTCAAGGCGCTGGCGCTGCGCAACCGTCAGGATGTGCGGCTGGGCGATATTCTGCTGACCCATGGCTGGGTGACCGAGGCCGATCTGATGGCGGCGCTCGCCCGGCAGTGGAAGGCGGCGGTTGTCGACCTGCTCGCCGAGCGCCCCGACCCGCGGATGATCGATGCGATCGGCCCGGAGCTGTGCCTCAAGGAGGCGATGGTGCCCTGGCGCCGGATCGGCGCGACGACCGTCATCGCCACCGCCCGCCCGGAGGAATTCGCCCGCCTTGTCAAGAGCTTGCCGGAGGCCTACGGGCCCTACCGGATGGTTCTCGCGCCGGAATATGATGTCCACCAGAGCCTGCTCGCCCGCCGTCAGACCGCGCTGATCCGCCGAGCCGAGGCCAAGGTCGACCCGGAGCAAAGCTGCCGCACCCGCAACGAAAAGCTCGCCTCGCGGATCGCCTTTGGCGTGATCGCAACCGCCGTTCTCGGCCTCATCGTCGCGCCGGTCGTGGTGTTTGCGGTGCTGTTCGGCTGGGCGATGCTGACGCTTTTGGCGACGATGGGGCTCAAACTCGCCGCCTGGATCACCGAAATGCGCGCGCAGGCGCGGCTCAGACGCGCCCCCGACGCCCCGCCGCCGGTGCCCGCGCGCCTGCCGATCATCTCGATCATGGTGCCGCTCTTCAAGGAGCGCGACATCGCCACGCGGCTCGTCTCCCGGCTGGGCCGGCTGAACTACCCGCGCGAACTCCTCGACATCCTGCTCGTCGTCGAGGAGGACGATTTCACCACCCGCGAGGCGCTCTCAGGCGCCGAGCTGCCGCGCTGGATCCGGGTCGTGACCGTCCCTGACGGCCCGATCAAGACCAAGCCACGCGCGCTGAACTATGCGCTGAACTTCTGCCGCGGCTCGATCATCGGGGTCTATGACGCCGAGGACATGCCCGAGCCCGAACAGCTCCATATCGTCGTGCGCCGCTTTGCCCAGAGCAGGCCGGATGTCGCCTGCCTGCAAGGCATTCTCGATTACTACAACCCGCGCACCAACTGGCTCGCGCGCTGCTTCACGGTCGAATATGCGGCCTGGTTCCGCGCCATGCTGCCGGGGCTGGCGCGGATGGGCCTCGTCGTGCCGCTCGGCGGCACCACGCTCTTCTTCCTGCGCGAGCCGCTCGAGAAACTCGGCGGCTGGGATGCCCATAACGTCACCGAGGACGCCGATCTCGGCATCCGCCTCGCCCGCCAGGGCTACCGCACCGAACTGATCCCCGCGGTGACCCATGAGGAGGCGAACTGCCGCGCGCTGCCCTGGGTCAAGCAACGCTCGCGCTGGCTGAAGGGCTATGCGATGACTTGGGCCGTGCATATGCGCAACCCCGCCCGGCTCTGGCGCGATCTCGGCGCCTGGCGGTTCTTCGGCGTGCAGGTGCTGATCTTCGGCGCGCTCTCGCAATATCTGCTCGCGCCGGTGCTCTGGAGCTTCTGGCTGATCCCCTTCGGGATCTGGCACCCGGTCGAGGCGATCATGTCGCGCGAGCTCGAATATGTGCTCCTTGGCACCTTCGTGCTGACCGAGCTGATCAATATCACCGTCGGCGCCTGGGCGGTGCGCGGCCCCGAGCATCGCCACCTGATCCCCTGGGTGCCGACGCTGCATTTCTACTTCCCGCTCGGCGCGCTGGCGGGCTGGAAGGGCATCTATGAGGTGATCGTGAAGCCGTTTTACTGGGACAAGACCACCCATGGCGTCTTCGACACGCTGCACCATGTCATGCCCGGCGCACGCTCCGACCTCGTCCCCGCGATCGCGGCCGCGGGAAAGATGGCGCCGGTCGAGACCCGCACGCCGCTCGCCCCGCTCATCGACTGA